In one window of Leptospira sp. WS92.C1 DNA:
- a CDS encoding acyl-CoA dehydrogenase family protein: MDFTIPKEVEDIKKRIRDFVETYAIPAEAYYDYDRGRMPEKITEELRKKVKELGLWTPHLPKSEGGLGLDMVGTAIIFSELGRSPIAPYLCNCDAPDEGNMHLLHIAANKEQKEKYYYPLTQGKIRSAFAMTEPPPGAGSDPQSLATNAVKDGTDYIINGDKWYCTGANGAAFLIVMSKVSDSFRRTTMFLVPTNTPGYKMVREIGVMGSHGPGGHCELKFENVRVPESAILGRVGEGFKWSQERLGPARLTHCMRWIGLARRSMEIAREYALKREVFGQRIADHQGIQWMFAESALEIESGYMLTLKAAHTLKAGEDARQIISMAKWSVSETLCKVIDRAIQICGSHGYGRDMKLELFYRDARAARIADGPSEVHKMVIGRNLVSGKHDF, from the coding sequence GTGGATTTTACGATACCAAAAGAAGTAGAAGATATAAAAAAAAGAATCCGGGACTTTGTGGAAACGTATGCGATTCCCGCCGAAGCCTACTACGATTACGATCGCGGGAGAATGCCGGAAAAAATCACCGAGGAACTCAGAAAGAAAGTAAAAGAACTCGGGCTTTGGACCCCGCACCTTCCTAAATCGGAAGGAGGTCTCGGTTTGGACATGGTGGGAACCGCGATCATCTTTTCCGAATTGGGACGTTCTCCGATCGCACCTTATCTTTGTAACTGCGACGCTCCTGACGAAGGGAACATGCATTTGCTTCATATAGCCGCCAACAAAGAACAAAAAGAAAAATATTATTATCCTCTGACTCAAGGAAAAATCCGTTCCGCGTTTGCGATGACGGAGCCCCCGCCCGGAGCGGGCTCGGATCCTCAGTCTCTTGCGACTAACGCGGTCAAGGACGGGACCGACTATATCATCAACGGAGACAAGTGGTATTGTACTGGAGCAAACGGCGCAGCGTTTTTGATCGTGATGTCTAAGGTCTCCGATTCTTTTCGTAGAACCACAATGTTCCTCGTTCCGACGAATACACCGGGTTACAAGATGGTGAGAGAAATCGGTGTGATGGGCTCTCACGGTCCGGGTGGGCATTGCGAATTGAAATTTGAAAACGTAAGGGTTCCAGAATCGGCGATCCTGGGAAGAGTGGGGGAGGGATTCAAGTGGTCCCAGGAAAGACTGGGTCCTGCCCGTCTAACACACTGTATGCGATGGATCGGACTCGCGAGAAGATCGATGGAGATCGCGAGAGAATACGCACTCAAAAGAGAAGTCTTTGGTCAGAGAATCGCGGATCATCAGGGAATTCAATGGATGTTTGCGGAGTCCGCTCTCGAAATCGAATCGGGATACATGCTGACTTTAAAGGCCGCTCATACGTTAAAAGCGGGAGAAGATGCGAGACAGATCATCTCCATGGCGAAATGGAGCGTATCGGAAACTCTTTGTAAGGTGATCGATCGCGCGATTCAGATCTGCGGATCGCACGGATACGGCAGGGATATGAAGCTGGAATTGTTTTATAG
- a CDS encoding ArsR/SmtB family transcription factor, giving the protein MKKKKKFPFETEPTLQLMSAISDPVKLKIAKILSCHREVRAGDIAKEFDISRTTISHHLNKMKLLNLVSSRREGKEIYYSVDKSLIVHTLKEVVKFLES; this is encoded by the coding sequence ATGAAAAAGAAAAAGAAATTCCCCTTCGAAACCGAACCGACTCTCCAGCTTATGTCGGCGATTTCGGATCCAGTAAAACTCAAGATTGCAAAAATTTTATCCTGTCATCGGGAAGTAAGAGCCGGGGATATCGCGAAAGAATTCGATATTTCCAGGACCACGATCTCTCATCATTTAAACAAGATGAAGTTGTTGAATCTCGTAAGCTCGAGAAGGGAAGGGAAGGAGATCTATTACTCTGTGGATAAAAGTTTGATCGTTCATACGCTAAAAGAGGTTGTAAAATTTTTAGAATCCTGA
- a CDS encoding SMP-30/gluconolactonase/LRE family protein — MNRNRILAVVSTLLILGIVIFILKPSPIDPLAYIPPEPPPMEGAYAPNDFLLESELIGLGKLQGPEDMEVDDAGNIYASCQNGKVIHISPDGNIKAHAATLGRPLGSKLLSDGRLILADADKGLLEIGTKGEIKVLSTEMDAVPFRFTDDLDISKDGVIYFSDASDKYGSQDYLYDLMEARPHGRLLKYDPSTGKTEVLLKELYFANGVALSQNEDFVLVNETYRYRIRRYWLKGPEAGKSDFFIENLPGFPDNISTDGNGTFYLALFTVRNSLLDKLLHPHPVLKSFVAKLPKFLWPKARPYGFVLLLDENGMPLRSFQETSGEHLKAITSVKYKNGFLYLGSFYNDRIGKYKLNP, encoded by the coding sequence ATGAACCGAAATCGGATTCTTGCCGTTGTTTCAACTCTACTGATTCTCGGAATCGTCATCTTTATTTTAAAGCCTTCTCCGATTGATCCGCTTGCATACATTCCTCCGGAACCTCCGCCGATGGAAGGAGCGTATGCCCCTAATGATTTTCTCTTGGAATCCGAACTCATCGGTTTGGGAAAATTACAAGGACCAGAGGATATGGAAGTGGACGACGCAGGAAATATTTACGCGTCTTGTCAGAATGGAAAGGTGATTCATATCTCGCCTGACGGTAATATCAAAGCGCACGCGGCCACTTTAGGAAGACCTTTGGGAAGTAAACTTCTTTCGGATGGAAGATTGATTTTAGCGGATGCGGACAAGGGACTTTTGGAGATCGGAACCAAAGGAGAGATTAAAGTATTGAGTACGGAGATGGATGCTGTTCCGTTTCGATTTACGGACGACTTGGACATCTCCAAGGACGGAGTGATTTATTTTTCCGATGCCTCGGATAAATACGGAAGTCAGGACTATCTTTACGATCTGATGGAAGCGCGTCCGCACGGAAGGCTTTTAAAATACGATCCTTCCACCGGTAAAACGGAAGTTTTGTTAAAAGAATTATACTTTGCGAATGGAGTTGCGCTTTCTCAAAACGAAGATTTTGTATTGGTCAATGAAACATATCGATATCGAATTCGCAGATATTGGCTCAAGGGACCAGAGGCTGGAAAAAGCGATTTTTTTATAGAAAATCTTCCGGGATTTCCGGATAATATTTCCACGGATGGCAATGGAACGTTTTATCTGGCTCTGTTTACGGTTCGGAATTCTTTGCTGGATAAACTTTTGCACCCACATCCTGTATTAAAATCGTTTGTCGCAAAACTACCAAAGTTTCTTTGGCCAAAAGCGCGACCTTACGGTTTTGTTCTTCTTTTGGATGAGAATGGAATGCCGCTCCGTAGTTTTCAGGAGACTTCGGGAGAACATCTGAAAGCGATCACTTCTGTGAAGTATAAAAACGGATTTTTATATCTGGGAAGTTTTTATAATGATCGGATCGGAAAATACAAATTGAATCCTTGA
- a CDS encoding Crp/Fnr family transcriptional regulator, giving the protein MKISESMVHKLGIDFKESEVIFEENQAAEMMYLIVKGRVGIHKKVKEAYKLLVELKEGDMFGEMALIDKTPRSARAVAKTNVSLIAINESAFFNLIQTNPGFSMKVVKILSSRLRETNKTIAALLKADKKNLVTSALITFSQSNGTKDGNHHRIHLNHFIKWAILRVGLEHQDLVTAITLLVKDKMVEQPKEDPSTLIIRDSLFKYTVDA; this is encoded by the coding sequence ATGAAAATATCCGAATCCATGGTCCACAAACTGGGCATTGACTTTAAGGAATCCGAAGTCATTTTTGAAGAAAACCAGGCGGCAGAAATGATGTATCTGATCGTCAAAGGAAGAGTCGGGATTCATAAAAAAGTTAAGGAGGCCTATAAACTCCTCGTAGAACTCAAAGAAGGCGATATGTTCGGCGAAATGGCGTTGATCGATAAAACCCCGCGAAGCGCAAGAGCGGTGGCTAAAACGAATGTCTCTTTGATCGCGATCAACGAAAGCGCGTTTTTTAATCTCATTCAAACCAATCCAGGTTTTTCCATGAAGGTGGTAAAAATTCTATCTTCCAGACTGAGAGAGACCAACAAAACGATCGCGGCACTTTTAAAAGCGGATAAAAAGAATTTAGTAACATCGGCACTCATTACATTCTCTCAATCCAACGGAACCAAAGACGGAAATCATCATAGAATCCATCTCAATCATTTTATCAAATGGGCGATCCTTAGAGTGGGCTTGGAGCATCAAGACTTGGTGACGGCGATCACTCTATTAGTAAAAGATAAAATGGTGGAGCAACCCAAGGAAGATCCATCGACTCTGATCATCCGCGACTCTCTATTTAAATACACGGTGGATGCTTGA
- a CDS encoding acyltransferase family protein gives MSSRQFVVKKESNQKRLSYLDNLRSFALLLGLVFHVAIVYAAEIKYPLRNEQKSEIFDVFGEWVHIFRMPLFFFLSGYFTEIIFRAKSLKDFLRMRIFRIFIPTVVGILLFAPMQSYVSLLQAGETVSYLDFYFRIFLNGNIRPSHLWFLYFLILFTVLHILIRKLTLPLSALLKKEPSEKSFVQEWKTITVFAFISFTGTCLINLFFMKDDSWYAIEPVNFVYNYTFFLCGSLLVSKEILILEPQSDRFWIWGTLALLCFWGFYEISRIDPFWSYFGYTGTWRRVLHIFLKCTAGWLMIRLLIGVFQKFFDFKNAKTEYMRTGSLPIYLIHHPISLLSGYLVVHTSFGITTKFLLHLFLVFVFTLVIYHFIIRPSRWINLILGNQTQPKKNP, from the coding sequence TTGAGCTCTCGGCAGTTTGTAGTAAAAAAAGAAAGTAATCAAAAGAGACTCTCTTACTTAGACAACCTTCGTTCTTTTGCTCTCTTATTGGGTCTTGTGTTTCATGTTGCGATCGTATACGCCGCGGAAATCAAATACCCTCTTAGAAACGAACAAAAATCGGAGATCTTTGACGTGTTTGGAGAATGGGTCCATATCTTTCGGATGCCTTTGTTCTTTTTTCTTTCGGGATATTTTACGGAAATCATCTTTCGCGCCAAATCCCTAAAAGATTTTTTAAGAATGAGAATTTTTAGAATTTTCATTCCTACGGTTGTGGGAATCCTGTTGTTCGCGCCGATGCAATCGTATGTATCTCTTTTGCAAGCGGGAGAAACCGTATCCTATTTAGATTTCTATTTTAGAATTTTCTTAAACGGAAATATTCGACCTTCCCATCTTTGGTTTTTATACTTTCTTATTCTATTCACCGTATTACACATTCTCATTCGCAAACTCACGCTGCCATTATCCGCTCTTTTAAAAAAAGAACCCAGTGAAAAAAGTTTTGTTCAAGAATGGAAAACAATCACTGTTTTTGCGTTCATCAGCTTTACCGGAACTTGTCTGATCAATCTGTTTTTTATGAAAGACGATTCCTGGTACGCGATCGAACCGGTGAACTTCGTTTACAATTATACTTTTTTTCTCTGCGGAAGCCTTCTTGTATCGAAGGAGATTCTCATCTTAGAACCCCAATCCGATCGTTTTTGGATTTGGGGAACCTTAGCTCTGCTTTGCTTTTGGGGATTTTACGAAATCAGCAGAATCGATCCGTTCTGGTCTTACTTTGGATACACCGGAACCTGGAGAAGAGTTCTTCATATTTTTTTAAAATGTACAGCAGGCTGGCTGATGATTCGTCTTTTGATCGGAGTCTTTCAGAAATTTTTCGATTTCAAAAACGCCAAGACCGAATATATGAGAACCGGAAGTTTGCCGATCTATCTTATCCATCATCCGATCTCCTTACTTTCCGGCTACTTGGTAGTTCATACTTCTTTTGGAATTACAACTAAATTTTTACTCCATCTTTTCCTTGTATTCGTTTTTACATTAGTAATTTATCATTTTATCATACGTCCTTCCCGTTGGATCAATTTGATCCTCGGAAATCAAACCCAACCTAAAAAGAATCCCTAA
- a CDS encoding YncE family protein, with protein sequence MSSILKKIGFKSNAFLIIPIFLFLFLVCCESGNSSLISSPSHREKSGTNPVRLSLHPYKGTVVKNGEEILPFKVLETDKNIALVEMEVPIFTDGKGIELKLSSPGFQNSSFVAKSTADLGEKLIALDKEGVTHRFAGRFKTGVQPKSVRFIDNTRLAIPLLEDEGMDILDIKTGETVRLSPPEKYKKKLGFVETISIPEHNELWVSQMQANAVHVFDLKTLAYKASVDLTGKWSKILLYDATRDLVYCSNWISEDISVIDRKTKTEVRKTDKIGLPRGLLLSKDGKELYIAQFSASNQESGGGRLGIYSMEKERLIDTIGPPGNKRHIVPGPVENKIYVSDMCCSKIEVYDLKEKKVQKSIPVFDKPNTIALSPDGKYLYVSCRGPNHPTEGYLKKGLVLGRVYVIDTSTDTVKEFWEAGNQPTGLDVSPDNRYLVISDFLDNQIRVYRRDGF encoded by the coding sequence TTGAGCTCAATTTTAAAAAAAATCGGTTTCAAATCCAATGCATTTTTGATCATTCCGATCTTTCTCTTTCTCTTTCTCGTATGCTGCGAGAGCGGAAATTCCTCCCTAATTTCCTCCCCTTCCCATCGGGAAAAAAGCGGAACGAATCCGGTTCGTCTGAGTCTGCATCCTTACAAAGGCACCGTTGTCAAAAACGGAGAAGAGATTCTTCCGTTTAAAGTTTTGGAAACGGATAAAAACATCGCTCTTGTGGAAATGGAAGTTCCTATCTTTACAGACGGCAAAGGAATCGAATTGAAACTTTCCTCTCCGGGTTTTCAAAATTCTTCGTTTGTCGCAAAGTCAACTGCGGATCTTGGTGAAAAATTGATCGCACTCGATAAGGAAGGGGTAACGCATCGTTTTGCCGGAAGATTTAAGACGGGAGTTCAACCCAAGAGCGTACGTTTTATCGACAATACGAGATTGGCGATTCCACTTTTAGAAGACGAAGGAATGGACATACTCGATATCAAAACGGGAGAAACGGTTCGTCTTTCCCCTCCTGAAAAATACAAAAAAAAATTGGGGTTTGTGGAAACCATTTCGATTCCGGAACACAACGAACTCTGGGTGAGTCAAATGCAGGCGAACGCGGTACACGTGTTCGATCTCAAAACTCTCGCTTATAAAGCAAGCGTGGATCTGACTGGGAAATGGTCCAAGATTCTTCTTTATGACGCGACGAGAGATCTTGTCTACTGTTCCAATTGGATCAGCGAAGACATCTCGGTCATCGATCGAAAGACAAAGACGGAAGTCCGCAAAACGGATAAGATAGGCTTACCGAGAGGCTTGCTTCTTTCCAAAGACGGAAAGGAATTGTACATCGCTCAATTTTCCGCGAGCAATCAGGAATCGGGCGGCGGAAGACTCGGAATCTATTCGATGGAAAAGGAAAGGTTGATCGATACCATCGGACCTCCGGGAAATAAACGACATATCGTTCCGGGACCGGTTGAAAATAAAATCTATGTTTCGGATATGTGCTGCAGCAAAATCGAGGTTTATGATCTTAAAGAAAAAAAAGTTCAAAAGTCGATTCCTGTATTCGATAAACCGAATACGATTGCACTCTCTCCCGATGGAAAGTATCTTTATGTTTCCTGTAGAGGTCCGAACCATCCCACCGAAGGATATCTCAAAAAGGGTTTGGTTCTCGGCAGGGTTTATGTGATCGATACAAGCACCGATACGGTAAAGGAATTTTGGGAAGCAGGAAACCAACCCACAGGCTTGGATGTTTCGCCCGACAATCGTTATCTTGTGATTTCGGATTTTTTGGACAATCAGATCCGAGTCTATCGCAGGGATGGATTTTAG
- a CDS encoding NAD(P)-binding domain-containing protein, which translates to MIKISWISRYFSWLHNNAPEGEVEVYPTISDSFESSVPGIRVIGDLTGLPLLKFSVESGVKVVEEIAKQNQNRIYSPKSDPFLYDVLIVGAGPAGVSAGIEFKKLNYNFIILEANDPFHTIKSYPKGKPIFAEPEDLKTKSEVRIKNGTKESLLQDLQDVLKKWKLPLILKARVSKIQNEPFGFSVLCEDGKKFKTKEVVLAIGKSGNARNLEIPGEELPKVYHRLIDPKDFENEEVLVIGGGDSAVEAAIAVSDFAKTTTLSYRGKELVRPKSENKQKLESLIQSGKIEFLNATEIQEIGETEISIRELNFQNQQLTSKKISNTSVLIQIGSNAPIDFLKQIGLKIQNQKRLWDWIGFIEMILFTNVVYFGKASFYGVPTYSTIALVSLVGFVLLGIPFGVHLFRKRKELFANSWNTFKNSYIFFAALYFCTVYVGGKYFDFLLLGKQPGFHYTLLYSLTILTFGLRRMKARPTKYIKRQTWTLILIQVFPLFLLPEIILPFLGQNELLGDRNGFLLTQVFPYGAYWNAYGFILAWPLNMGIFYNTGITTFWLIYGITQTFVIIPYLVFRFGKGAYCGWICSCGGLAETLGDETRTKMPHGKFANRLENTGQWILLFATVITILKLSEIFLSPWFPFTHVLGSVGDRGKKVYDVIVDLMLGGVVGVGSYFFLSGRVWCRFFCPLSALMHIYARFSRFRILSEKKKCISCNICTKVCHQGIDVMSYANKGIPMDNVQCVRCSACVVNCPTNVLSFGELK; encoded by the coding sequence ATGATAAAAATTTCTTGGATTTCACGCTATTTTTCCTGGCTTCATAACAACGCCCCCGAAGGAGAAGTGGAGGTCTATCCTACGATCTCCGACTCTTTCGAAAGCTCGGTTCCCGGGATTCGAGTCATCGGAGATTTGACCGGCCTCCCACTCTTAAAATTCTCAGTGGAAAGCGGCGTCAAGGTAGTGGAGGAAATCGCCAAGCAGAATCAAAACAGAATCTATTCTCCAAAATCCGATCCTTTTTTATATGATGTTTTGATCGTCGGAGCCGGCCCCGCGGGAGTTTCGGCTGGAATTGAATTCAAAAAACTAAATTATAATTTTATTATACTAGAAGCCAACGATCCTTTTCATACCATCAAAAGTTATCCCAAGGGCAAGCCTATCTTTGCCGAGCCCGAAGATCTGAAAACAAAGTCGGAAGTTCGGATCAAAAATGGAACCAAAGAGAGCCTTTTGCAGGATCTACAAGACGTTTTGAAAAAGTGGAAACTCCCTCTGATCTTGAAAGCAAGAGTTTCCAAAATTCAAAACGAACCCTTTGGATTTTCAGTCCTTTGCGAAGACGGAAAGAAATTTAAAACAAAAGAGGTCGTTCTCGCGATCGGAAAAAGCGGGAATGCCAGAAATCTGGAAATTCCGGGAGAAGAATTGCCGAAGGTTTATCACCGCCTGATTGATCCGAAAGATTTTGAAAACGAAGAAGTCCTTGTGATCGGCGGCGGAGATTCCGCGGTCGAAGCAGCAATCGCGGTGAGCGATTTCGCAAAGACAACAACACTTTCCTATCGAGGAAAAGAACTGGTCCGACCCAAATCAGAAAACAAACAAAAACTGGAATCCTTGATTCAATCCGGAAAAATCGAATTTCTCAATGCGACGGAAATACAGGAAATCGGAGAAACAGAAATTTCAATCCGCGAATTGAATTTTCAAAATCAACAATTAACTTCCAAAAAAATTTCGAATACAAGTGTGCTGATCCAAATCGGCTCGAACGCTCCGATCGATTTTTTAAAACAGATCGGACTCAAAATCCAAAATCAGAAACGGCTCTGGGACTGGATCGGATTTATAGAGATGATTCTTTTTACAAACGTAGTCTATTTTGGTAAAGCTTCGTTTTACGGAGTTCCGACCTACAGTACGATCGCACTCGTATCTCTGGTCGGCTTCGTCCTTTTGGGAATCCCGTTCGGGGTTCATCTATTTAGAAAAAGAAAGGAGCTGTTCGCAAATTCTTGGAATACATTCAAAAACAGTTATATATTTTTTGCAGCTTTGTATTTCTGCACAGTCTATGTCGGAGGTAAATATTTTGATTTTCTACTTCTCGGAAAACAACCGGGTTTTCATTACACACTTCTGTATTCTCTCACTATTCTTACTTTTGGTCTGAGAAGAATGAAAGCCAGACCCACGAAATATATCAAAAGACAAACGTGGACCTTGATTCTCATTCAGGTGTTTCCCTTGTTTTTATTACCCGAAATCATCTTACCCTTTTTAGGACAAAACGAACTGCTCGGAGATCGGAACGGATTTTTACTTACTCAAGTTTTTCCATACGGCGCGTATTGGAACGCATACGGTTTCATTCTCGCATGGCCGTTAAATATGGGAATTTTTTACAATACCGGAATCACAACCTTTTGGCTGATCTACGGAATCACTCAGACTTTTGTGATCATTCCCTATCTCGTTTTCCGATTCGGAAAAGGTGCCTATTGCGGTTGGATTTGCTCCTGCGGCGGTCTTGCTGAAACCTTGGGAGACGAGACAAGAACCAAAATGCCTCACGGAAAATTCGCAAACCGATTGGAAAATACGGGACAATGGATCCTGCTTTTTGCAACGGTGATCACGATTCTAAAACTCAGCGAAATTTTTCTTTCACCCTGGTTTCCGTTCACTCACGTTCTCGGTTCCGTAGGTGATAGAGGTAAAAAGGTGTATGACGTGATCGTCGATCTTATGTTAGGTGGAGTAGTCGGAGTTGGGTCGTATTTCTTTTTGAGCGGAAGAGTTTGGTGTAGATTTTTCTGTCCGCTTTCGGCCCTCATGCATATTTATGCAAGATTCAGCAGATTTAGAATTCTCTCCGAAAAGAAAAAATGCATTTCCTGCAATATCTGCACAAAGGTCTGTCATCAAGGGATCGATGTGATGAGTTATGCAAACAAGGGAATTCCGATGGACAATGTTCAGTGTGTGCGCTGTTCCGCTTGTGTGGTCAACTGTCCCACCAATGTTTTATCCTTTGGCGAATTGAAATGA
- a CDS encoding enoyl-CoA hydratase/isomerase family protein, with the protein MKYECLLTESVQNVLVVTLNRPEKSNALNMKIRDELEKVFNSAAIDDEVRAIVLNSSGKHFSSGYDLEEVVRTNLQSFRHRILEYHYSVYGFPKPVVTVLKGFASAGGFDLALGGDYIIAERKSMLFRPEIRFGGPPLLTTLARKVGPVRALSLTLKGDPIRSSAALGLGIIDEIYEGRNILEHAVKTAFRLSQWNLKMLKILKGIANDYFLGNLYSNFQKEFDEFEIFLKDPNFLSQVQEYAKTIKQ; encoded by the coding sequence ATGAAGTATGAATGTCTTTTGACCGAGTCGGTTCAAAACGTTTTGGTCGTTACCCTCAATCGTCCTGAAAAATCCAATGCGCTAAATATGAAAATCAGGGACGAATTGGAGAAAGTTTTCAACTCCGCTGCTATCGATGACGAGGTTCGCGCAATCGTACTCAATTCTTCCGGAAAACATTTTTCAAGCGGTTACGATTTGGAAGAGGTAGTTCGGACAAATCTTCAGTCTTTTCGTCATAGAATATTAGAATATCATTATTCTGTTTATGGTTTTCCGAAGCCGGTAGTTACCGTTTTGAAAGGTTTTGCGTCGGCGGGCGGATTTGATCTTGCTCTTGGCGGGGATTATATCATCGCGGAAAGAAAGTCCATGTTGTTTCGGCCCGAAATTCGATTCGGAGGTCCGCCGCTTTTGACTACCTTGGCTCGGAAAGTAGGACCGGTTCGCGCTCTGAGTCTGACGTTAAAAGGGGATCCTATCCGATCTTCCGCCGCGTTGGGTTTGGGAATTATAGACGAGATCTACGAAGGCCGGAATATTTTGGAACACGCTGTCAAAACCGCTTTCCGACTTTCTCAGTGGAACTTAAAAATGCTGAAGATCCTCAAAGGGATCGCAAACGATTATTTTTTGGGAAATTTATACTCCAATTTTCAAAAGGAATTCGACGAATTTGAGATTTTTTTGAAGGATCCGAATTTTCTTTCTCAAGTTCAAGAATATGCAAAAACGATCAAACAATAA
- a CDS encoding MBL fold metallo-hydrolase: MKTPEAFLLEGGSIFVKRNVLHTAILVEHPKGKFLFDTGLGTNIQEQFDQNPFHLKILMAYKNHESALVQLLKAGYDPKQIDQIYLSHMHWDHASGIKDFPWAKIFVSREEHNTALIADIKDGYIQSQFDGDRISWGELNFDDISYESYSKSLNLFGDGSVVFVPMMGHGGGSIGMFLNLSSKKRYFFTGDIAWIKEGFTLPAHKPRVSRRIADADPVALGKELFRVHELVIRKPEIVLIPAHDSIAQESLATFPKWNE; this comes from the coding sequence GTGAAAACTCCGGAAGCATTTTTGCTCGAAGGGGGAAGTATTTTTGTCAAAAGAAACGTTTTACACACGGCCATTTTAGTCGAGCACCCAAAAGGAAAATTTCTCTTTGATACCGGGCTTGGAACAAACATCCAGGAACAATTTGATCAAAATCCGTTTCATCTAAAAATTCTTATGGCCTATAAAAATCACGAATCCGCGTTGGTTCAATTGCTAAAAGCGGGATATGATCCAAAACAGATCGATCAAATCTATCTTTCTCATATGCACTGGGATCATGCGAGCGGTATCAAAGATTTTCCTTGGGCAAAAATTTTTGTCTCTCGAGAAGAGCATAACACAGCGTTGATCGCGGATATCAAGGATGGATACATACAAAGTCAATTTGACGGAGATCGAATCTCATGGGGAGAATTAAACTTTGACGATATTTCTTATGAATCCTATTCGAAAAGTTTGAATTTGTTCGGAGACGGGAGCGTCGTTTTTGTTCCTATGATGGGACATGGCGGAGGGTCGATCGGAATGTTTCTCAATCTATCTTCAAAAAAAAGATACTTTTTTACGGGAGATATCGCTTGGATTAAAGAAGGGTTTACTTTACCCGCGCACAAACCCCGGGTTTCCAGGAGAATCGCGGATGCGGATCCTGTAGCGCTCGGAAAAGAACTGTTTCGAGTGCACGAATTGGTGATTCGCAAACCGGAAATCGTTTTGATCCCCGCGCACGATTCGATCGCGCAAGAAAGTCTCGCTACCTTTCCAAAATGGAATGAGTAA
- the thiM gene encoding hydroxyethylthiazole kinase, with amino-acid sequence MSTTTLNERIWPAAEIVEDLSELRKKAPLTHVITNIVVTNWTANVLLAAGASPAMVIAEEEVAEFATIAAGVLINVGTVTNTDARAMRVAAAAAHKAGTPWVIDPVAAGALRFRTEIVMELLSQKPTAIRGNASEILALAGAVGGGKGVDSTARSLDALPLAKELAERTGAIVAVSGEIDYITNGKETIAVSGGHPIMTKVTGVGCSLGALIASFLGVQKDPLRATVSASAVFAIAGSKAAAESKGTGSFAVAFLDQLSNLSA; translated from the coding sequence ATGTCGACAACAACACTCAATGAAAGAATTTGGCCGGCAGCGGAGATCGTCGAAGATCTTTCCGAGCTTAGAAAAAAAGCTCCGCTAACACACGTTATTACAAACATCGTAGTTACCAATTGGACTGCAAACGTTCTGCTCGCTGCGGGAGCCTCTCCCGCAATGGTCATCGCGGAAGAAGAGGTCGCGGAATTTGCGACGATTGCAGCGGGAGTTTTGATCAACGTTGGAACCGTAACAAACACGGATGCGAGAGCGATGAGAGTCGCGGCGGCCGCTGCACACAAAGCGGGAACTCCTTGGGTGATCGATCCGGTCGCGGCAGGCGCTCTGCGGTTTCGTACGGAAATCGTGATGGAGTTGCTCAGTCAAAAACCGACTGCGATTCGAGGGAACGCATCGGAAATTCTCGCGTTAGCCGGCGCAGTAGGTGGAGGAAAAGGAGTAGATTCTACCGCACGTTCCTTGGACGCTCTTCCGCTTGCAAAAGAGCTCGCGGAGCGAACGGGTGCGATTGTTGCGGTCAGCGGAGAGATCGATTACATCACAAACGGGAAAGAAACCATCGCAGTTTCCGGCGGACATCCGATCATGACAAAGGTGACCGGAGTCGGTTGTTCTCTCGGCGCTTTGATCGCTTCTTTTTTGGGAGTTCAAAAAGATCCGTTACGCGCCACGGTGTCCGCATCGGCTGTATTTGCGATCGCGGGCTCCAAAGCGGCGGCCGAATCCAAAGGCACCGGAAGTTTTGCCGTGGCGTTTCTCGATCAGTTGAGCAATCTTTCTGCATGA